One Triticum dicoccoides isolate Atlit2015 ecotype Zavitan chromosome 4B, WEW_v2.0, whole genome shotgun sequence genomic window carries:
- the LOC119294002 gene encoding classical arabinogalactan protein 5-like: protein MARFAVVAAIVALLAVTAAAQAPGAAPRMAPLPAPPARSPATAPAPVATPPTAASPSPMASPPAPPTDAPTGAPSAMTPSAVSGTPVGAPAGAPSGTPASSAVYTSSVSFVAVAGAVAAAIVF, encoded by the coding sequence ATGGCCCgcttcgccgtcgtcgccgccatcgttgCCCTCCTGGCCGTCACCGCCGCCGCGCAGGCCCCCGGAGCGGCGCCCAGGATGGCGCCTCTCCCCGCACCGCCGGCGAGGTCCCCGGCCACCGCCCCTGCGCCGGTCGCCACGCCGCCCACCGCCGCGTCGCCGTCCCCGATGGCCTCTCCCCCGGCCCCGCCCACCGACGCCCCGACCGGCGCTCCCTCCGCGATGACCCCCTCCGCGGTCTCCGGCACACCCGTGGGCGCACCTGCCGGCGCACCCAGCGGCACCCCCGCCAGCTCCGCCGTATACACCTCCTCCGTCAGcttcgtcgccgtcgccggcgcgGTCGCCGCTGCCATCGTGTTCTAG